Sequence from the Deinococcus arcticus genome:
GGTAAGCCAGCGCGCGCTTCCATGACCGGGTCTGGCCACAGCACGCTCACCGTCTGGTGCAGCACGTTCAGGGCGGCCTGCACCACCCCGCCCCGTGTGGGATCGCCGTTTTTCAGGTGGGCGAGTTCGTGGGCGATCAGTGCCACGCGCTCCTGGGGCCGCAGGCCGTACCACAGGGCCAGCCCCAGGCCCAGCACGGGTGTGCGCCGGGGGCCGTGCAGGCCCATAAAGGCATTGGCATCGGGGCTCAGCACCATATGCACCGGGCGGGTGACCCCCACGGCCTCGCCCACCCGGCGCACCAGCGCGTGCAGCTGCGGCGCCTGGGCTTCGGGCAGGGGAGTGCCCTCCACGCGGGGCACCCGGGGCCGGGCCACCCAGGTAAACAGCAGCAGCGGCGCGGCCCCCAGACCCGAGGTCACCCGCGCGCCGCCTGACACCCCGCCCAGCCCCAGGGCGCGCAGCAGCAGCCACAGGCCCAGAAGGGTCAGGGCCGCCGAGCCCAGCAGAATCAGGGCCGCCAGGATGCGGGCCAGGGCGGCGCGGGCCGGCAGGATGGGGGCCGGGTGGGCGGCGAACAGATCGCGCAGGCGCGCCGCTTCCCGGTCGGCCACGCGCTGCCACGCCCGGTCGAGCGCGCCCTGCGGAGCGAGATCAGGGGTCATCCTCAGAAGATAGGGGCGCGTGCCCGCCGCGTCAGCCGGGGTTGTGCTCGCCCCCGGTGGGGGAGATCACCGCCTGCACCCGGCCCACCTGCCCGCTGGTCAGGCGCACCTTGATGCCGTGTGGGTGAGAGGGCGAGCGCGTGAGCAGGGCCGCCACCACGCCACGGGTGAGCCGGCCGCTGGCCTGGTCCTGTTTCTGCACGAGGTCCACCGTCAGGCCGGGCTGAATCTGGCTGCGCGCAGGAGGCATGGGGGCAGGGTAAAGCCGGAGCCTGAGCCCCGGATGACCAGCTGCGTGCATGGGTGGGCCGCTCTGTGACCGGAAGCTCAAGGCGGTTATCAGGCGGGCCCGGCACGGGCAGCCTACCCTGCAGCGCAGAGGCACTGCACACCAGTACGGCTCCCGGAGGAACCTATGGGCATGTTGACAGGCAAGGTGGCGTTCATTACCGGCGGCGCCAGCGGCATCGGTGCGGGCACCGCCCGGCGGTTTGCCCAGGAAGGCGCGCGCGTGGCGCTGGCCGACGTGCAGCCCGAGGAAGGCGAGAGGCTAAGAGACGAGCTGTCGCAGGCGGGGGCTGAGGCACTGTACATCCAGTGCGATGTTAGTGACGCACAGTCTGTGCAGCAGGCCATTGAGGCCACGGTGGCGGCCTTTGGGCAGTTGGATATCGTGTTTGCCAACGCGGGCGTGAATGGCGTCTGGGCGCCCATTGACGAACTGCAGCCTGAGGAATGGGACAAGACGCTGAACATCAATCTACGCGGCACCTACCTGACGGTGCACTACGCCGTGCCGCATCTGAAGCGCGCGGGGGGCGGCAGCATCATCATCACCAGCAGCGTCAACGGCAACCGCACGTTCTCCAGCCCAGGGGCCAGCGCCTACAGCTCGTCCAAGGCGGGGCAGGTGGCATTCGCCAAGATGATTGCGCTGGAACTGGGGCGCCACAACATCCGCTGCAATGCGGTATGCCCTGGCCTGATTCATACGAATATTCAGGAGCGCACGGAGCAGCGCGGCACCGACAAGATTGGCATTGAGGTGGAACTGCCGGAAGGCAGCCCTGCTCTGCACGGCGGCGAGGGCGAGCCGGTAGACGTGGCCGACGCCTGCCTGTTCCTGGCCTCGGACCTGGGGCGGCACGTGTCGGGCATTGAGCTGTACGTGGACGGCGGGGCGTCGCTGCTGCGCTAGGGGCAAAAGGGGCAGACCCCGCCGGGGGCGGGGCCTAAGCTCCAGTAACGGTCAGACTTCCAGCGCCAGCTTGTCCACGTCGTTCAGCAGTGGGGTGCCTGCCGGGTAGTCACCCGTGAAGCAGGCGCCACACAGACCGCCCCCGCCAATGGCCTGCCGCAGACCAGGTTCACTGATAAACGTCAGGGTGTCGGCGCCGATGAGTTGCCGGATTTCCTCGACGCTGTGGGTGCTGGCCACCAGTTCCTTGCGAGCAGCAGTGTCAATGCCGTAAAAGCACGGGTGCTTGATGGGCGGGCTGCTCACGCGGAAGTGCACTTCCGTGGCGCCTGCCTCGCGCAGCAGATTCACGATCTGGCGGCTGGTGGTGCCGCGCACGATGGAATCGTCCACCAGAATGACCCGCTTGCCCCGAACCGCGCTGGTGGGGGAGAGCTTCATCTTGACCTTCAGCTCGCGCGCTTCCTGCGTGGGCGCAATGAAGGTGCGGCCCGCGTATGGGTTCTTGTACAGGCCGTAGTCAAAGGGAATGCCGCTTTCCCGCGCATAGCCGATGGCCGCGCCGATGCCGCTGTCCGGCACCGGCACCACGATATCGGCGTCCACCGGGTGTTCCCGGGCCAGCTGATGCCCCATGCGAATGCGGCTCTCGTGGCTGTCCACGCCGTCGAGCATGCTGTCAGAGCGGGCAAAGTAGATCCACTCGAAGGCGCAGGGGGTGGGCACTCTGGGCTGCACCATCAGCGAGTGCAGGCCGCTGCGGTCAATCCAGACCAGTTCGCCGGGTTGCACGTCACGGATGAACCGGGCGCCCACGGCGTACAGGGCGCAGGGCTCGCTGGCAATGGCGTAGGCGCCGTCGTCCCGCTGACCGATCACCAGGGGCCGCACGCCATTGGGATCACGGAAACCCAGCAGCTGGGTGCGGCTCATCAGCACGCAGGCAAAGCCGCCCTTGAGCTTCGTCATGGCCGCCGCCGTGGCCTCAATCAGGTCCATATGGCTTTCCCGCGCAATCAGGTTCAGCATCACTTCGCTGTCGTTGGTGGTGGCAAACAGCGCGCCTTCCATCAGCATGGCGTCTCTAACCTCTCGGGCATTCACGAAGTTGCCGTTGTGGGCCAGGCCCAGAATGCCCTTGTTCGTGCGGGTGGTCAGCGGCTGGGCGTTGAAGCGCAGGTTGGAGCCGGTGGTGCTGTAGCGCACGTGCCCAATGCTGACGCGGGCATTCGCCAGCCGCACCGAATCCAGGCGCCGCTCGTCGAACACCTGCGTGACCAGCCCCAGGTCCTTTTCCACGTGAAAGCGTTCGCCGTCGGACACGCACATGCCCGCCGCTTCCTGTCCCCGGTGTTGCAGGGCAAACAGGCCCAGGTAGGTCAGCCACGCCAGATCGTTGGGCTCGGGCGAGAAGACGCCGAACACCCCGCATTCGTCCTGGGGCTTGTCGGTGGCGGGATCGAAAATCATCCCAGAATCTCCCGCAGGGGTTCTTCGTAGGCCTGTGTCAGGGTGGCGAGGTTCACGCTCAAGTGTATGTGTGCATCCGGGATGGCAATGGTGACGCTCGTTCCCCCCGTGGTGCCCAGGCGCGTGAATGGGACGCCTAGGGTGGTCAGGGCGGCTGCCACTCCCGCCGCGTCCTGGGTGGCCACCACGACGCGGCCGTGGGCCTCGCCGTACAGGACGGCGTCGGGCCGCGCCGCTTCGGGGGCGCTGAGTTTCACGTTCAGGCCGGTGCCCCCGGCAATCGCCATTTCCGCCAGTGCCACGGCGAGGCCGCCCTCGGCGCAGTCGTGTGCGGTGTCAGTCAGGCCCGCGCGGATCAGGTGCAGGGTTGCGTCAATGACTGCCTGCTCGCGCGCAAGGTCCAGGGCAGGCACCTGACCGGCTTCCAGGCCGTGAATGGTTTCCAGATACTGGCTGGCGCCAATGGTGCCCGCGTGCTCGCCAATCAGGAACAGGGTCTGCCTTTCGCCCTTCAGGTTCATCGTGGCGCGCTTGGTGATGTCCGGCAGAACGCCCACCATGCCAATGGTCGGGGTGGGGTGAATGGCCACGCGCTCATCGCCCTCGGTGTACTGGTTGTACAGGCTGACATTCCCGCCAGTGACAGGGGTGTTCAGGGCGCGGCAGGCATCGGCAATGCCGTGCACGGCGCGCTCCAGCTGGTAGTACACCTCCGGGCGGTGGGGGTTGCCGAAGTTGAGGTTGTCGGTGATGGCCAGCGGGGTCGCGCCCACACAGGCAAGGTTGCGCGCTGCCTCGGCCACGGCAGCGGCCGCCCCGGTGTAGGGGTCGAGATACACGAAGCGCGGGTTGCAGTCGCTGGTGGCAGCCACCCCCATGTCCGATCCTTTCACCCGCATGACCGCGGCGTCGGCCGCGCCGGGGACCACCACGGTGTTGGTCATGACCTGATGGTCAAAGCGTTCGAAGATCGGGCGCTTGCTGGCAATCGTGGGGTGCGAGAGCAGTTCACTCAGCACGGCCCCCAGGTCGCCGGGCACCGGAATGGCGCTGAGGTCCTGCTCGCGCTTGGCCCGGATTTCGTCGGATTCCACGCCCTCGCGGGTGTACTTGGGGGCCTCGTTCAGCAGGTCCACCGGCAGGTCGCACACCACCTCGCCGCGCCAGGTCAGGCGGTAGTTGGTGTGGGCCTCCACCTGTCCAATGGTCACCACGTCCAGCTCCCACTTCGCCAGCAGGTCCAGCAGCGCCTGCTCCTTGCCGGGCACCGGCACCAGAATCATGCGCTCCTGGGATTCACTCAGGCACAGCTCCATGGGGACCATGCCTTCCTCGCGGGTGGGTACAAGATCCAGGTCCATGGTGATGCCCAGCCCGGCGCGGTACGCCATCTCGCAGGTCGAGGACACCAGTCCGGCGGCGCCCATGTCCTGCACGCCTGCCACCACGCCAGCCTGAATGGCTTCAAGGGTGGCTTCCAGCAGCAGCTTTTCCATAAAGGGGTCGCCCACCTGCACCGCGGGGCGGTCCGCCTGAGAAGCGTTGCTGAGGTCGGCAGAGGCAAACACGGCGCCGCCCAGACCGTCGCGACCGGTTTTACTGCCCACGTAGACGATGGTGTTGCCGACCTCGCCCATGGTCCCCTTGGCCAGGTCCTCGTGGCGCAGCAGGCCAAGGGCCATCACGTTCACCAGCGGGTTTTCCTGGTAGCTGGGGTGAAAGGTCACCTCGCCGCCCACAGTGGGCACGCCAATGGCGTTGCCGTAGTGGGCAATCCCTTCCACCACGCCGTTCACCAGAAAGCGGGTGCGGGGGCTGTCGGGGTTGCCAAAGCGCAGCGAATCCAGCACGGCAAAGGGCCGCGCGCCCATGGCGAAAATGTCGCGCAGAATGCCGCCCACGCCAGTGGCCGCGCCCTGCACCGGTTCCACGGCCGACGGGTGGTTGTGGCTTTCCATCTTGAACGCTACGCCCCAGCCGTCGCCAATATCCACCACGCCCGCGTTCTCGCCGGGGCCCTGAAGCACCTGCGGGCCGGTGGTGGGGAAGTGCCGGAACAGGGGGCGGCTGTTCTTGTAGCCGCAGTGCTCGGACCACATGGCGCCCACAATGGCGGCTTCCAGAGCATTGGGCTCACGGCCCATGCGAGACACGAGCAGATCGTATTCGTCGGTGGACAGGCCAAAGGTACCGGCGCGGTCACGGAGGGAGGGGGCGGCTTGGGTCATGGAAGCTCCTTGAGACATCAGAGGATGCGGGCGGGGTCGCCCAGGCGAAGGGTGCCGGGCTGAACCACATGGGCCAGCACGCCAAAGCACGCGTCGGGGTGCAGCGAGGCAATGGTTTTGAGGAGGCCCGGGTTGGCCCCCAGGTCGGGCTGGGCCATGTTGACCATCACGCAGCGGGGCATGGGGGCCGAAATCCTGACCATCAGCGTGTCGCCCAGTGCCAGAATTCGGCCCAGCCAGCGTTCTTCCAGATGGTCAGGAGTCTGGCCGGTCCCCAGCAGAATGTTGTGCCGGAAGTGCCGGCTGGCCACTGGTGCGCCGTGGGCCTCCGCCAGCCATGCCAGTGCGGAGGTGGTGAGCAGATGCAGCGGCCCCTCGTCGAAATGAGAGATGGGGCCTTCAGCGGTGACCCGGACTGTGCGTCCAGTGGCCTCGCAGAGCGCAATGCTGGCGCCTTCAGCCGTGGCCGGATGAACTGTGCCGTCCGGCAGGATCAGCTGAGGTTCGGTGTGTCCTGAAGGAAGGACCGCCTGGAAATTCAGCAGGCCGTCCATCCGGCGGAAGCGGCGGGTGCTCTTCCCAGAACCGAACTTGCCGTCCACGTCGGTGACAGCCCAGGCGCGGTCGCCCTCTAGGCCCCGTTCCGTCACCGGAACCTGCGCCAGTGCCTCGCCGCCCACCGACTTGATGGGGTAGCGGTACAGTTCGGCCACAGTGCCAGCGGGGGTCATGGGCGGGCCTCGTTCATCTCAGGCCTGTTTCAGCGCCAGCCGCAGCTGGCCGCGGTGGTAGGCAACGTGCCGCAGATGCAAGCTCAGGCCATCAAGCCGCACCCGGACACCGCCTGGTGCCGGGGGTGAACGCAGCTCGTCGGTCAGCTGGTCATCCCGCAGGGTCTGCAGGTGGGTGTCCAGCTCTGTGCCCATCCGGTCCAGTTCGGCCAGCACGGCGGCCTTGCCATCGGCCGTGGTCACAGGCGGGATGCCGCGCGCAAATCCCATGCGGGCGTCGTCCTCCCAGCCCAGGTGGTCATAGGTGGCGCTGAAATCCTGAAAGACGAAAAAGCGCAACCACTCCGCCACGTGCAGGGCGTGCCAAGCCGGGCTGTGGCCCAGGCGAGGGGTGGCAAAATCTTCTTCCGGAACCGTATCCAGTGCCGTGCGGAACAGCGCCAGCTCGGCAGCGTAGGAGCGGGCCAGGAAGGTCTGGACGTTCATCGGGTGGCCAGGGTGCCGGTCAGGCTCTGGAACAGGCCCTGCCCGTCCTCGCTGCCCAGCAGGGCCTCGACCGCGCGTTCGGGGTGGGGCATCATGCCCAGCACGTTGCCGCGCGCGTTCACAATGCCAGCAATGTCGTTCAGCGAGCCGTTGGGGTTGTCCACGTAGCGGAACACCACCTGCCCCTCGCCCTCCAGTCGGGCAATCGTTTCAGCGTCGGCATAGTAGTTGCCCTCGCCATGCGCGATGGGCACTTCAATGATCTGGCCCTCGGCATACGCCCCCGTAAAGGCCGTGCCTGCGTTTTCTACCCGCAGGTGCACGGGGCGGCACAGGAAATGCAGTTCGCGGTTGCGGCTCAGGGCGCCGGGCAGCAGCCCGGACTCGGTCAGCACCTGAAAGCCGTTGCACACGCCCAGCACATACCCGCCGCGCGCTGCGTGGGCCTTGACCGCCTCCATAATGGGACTGCGTGCGGCGATGGCGCCGCTGCGCAGGTGATCGCCGTAGGAGAAGCCGCCGGGCAGGAACACCAGGTCGGTGCCCTGGGGCAGCCCGGCCTCGGTGTGCCAGACAAACTGCGCCTGCTCGTCCAGCAGCAAGCGGGCGGCGTGCAGTGCGTCGGCGTCGCAGTTGGAGCCGGGAAACTGAATAACGGCGGTTTTCATAGGGCTCCGGTTGAAGCCGCCCAGGCGGCGAAACCCGAGCGAGGCGAGAGGGAGAAAGGACGCAGGGACGAAACCGCAGAGGCCTGCCGCAGAGCGCCGCAGGACCCGGAGGTGAAGGCCCTGCGGCTCACAGGCGCTCCAGCTGCGCCACCGTGCGCTCGCTCGTGACATTCCCGGTGTTCAGGGTGCTGGCCGGTTCAAACATCATGATCCACGTCTCCTCGGTCTCGGCCACAGGCAGGTGCTCCACACCGCGCGGCACCACCAGCAGCTCGCCTTCGTTTAAAACAGCCTCGCCGTCCCGGAATTTCAGGCGCAGGGTGCCGCGCACCACGAAAAACAGTTCATCTTCGTGTTCGTGCCAGTGCCACTGGAACTCGCCACTGATCTTCGCCAGCTTGACCTGCTGACCGTTCAGTGCGGCCACCACTTTGGGCGACCAGTGCTCGTGAAAGAGGCCAAATTTGGCGTTCAGATTGACCACCGGCGGCACGCTCACGCCCCCTCCAGCTCCCAGCGGGCGTCTTCCATCACGGGGTTGGAGAGCACGTTCTCGGTGATGTCCTTCAGCTGGGCTTCAACCTCGGCGCGGGTACCGTGCAGCGTCAGTTCGATGTACTTACCCACGCGCACGCCGGCCACGTTGCCGTGCTCCAGGTGCGACAGCGCGCGCTCCACGGTGCGGCCCTGGGGGTCGAGAATGCTGGGCTTAAGGGTCACGAAGACTTTGGCTTTGTAGGTGGACATGGGGGGGCTCCTTGGGACGACTGGGGCAGACAAGTTGGGGTGCGGGGCAGCAGGCGCAGAGAGATTGGGACTTGGCCTTAAAGCTCTCGCGTTACGCGCGCCAGCATCTCGCTGTAGGCGTCTTCCACGCCGCCCAGGTCACGGCGGAAGCGGTCCTTATCCAGCTTTTCGTTCGTTTCGGCGTCCCAGAAGCGGCAGGTGTCGGGGCTGATTTCATCGGCCAGGACCACCGTGCCGTCGGCCAGGCGGCCAAATTCCAGCTTGAAGTCAATCAGGCGTACCCCGCGCGCCGCGAAATACGGCACCAGAAAGGCCTGTACCTTCAGCGCCAGTTCGCGGATGCGCGTCAGTTCCTCGGGTGTGGCCCAGCCCAGCGCCACGGCGGTATCGGTGTTGATCAGGGGATCGCCCAGGGCGTCACTCTTGTAGCAGTACTCCACCACGGGGCGCGCCAGCACCGTGCCTTCCTCAATCCCCAGGCGCTTGCTGAAGGACCCGGCCGCCACGTTGCGCACAATCACTTCCACCGGAATGATCGTCACGGCCCGCACGCGCTGCTCGGTGTCGGAGAGCCGCTCGATGAAGTGGGTGGGCACGCCCGCCTGTTCCAGCTGCGGAAACAGGTGCGCGGTGATGGCGTTGTTGATGGCGCCCTTGCCGCCAATCTGCGCCTTTTTCACTCCGTTAAAGGCGGTGGCGTCGTCCTTGTATTCCACGATGTACTCGCCGGGGTGGGGCGTGGCATACACGCGCTTGGCCTTGCCCTCGTACTTCAGTTCGCCTCTGGTGGTCATGCGGTCTCCCGTGGGGGCAGGGCGCGGCGGGCGTGCCGTCTGCCAGACGTAGGACAGGCGTCCCCCGAAACCGTGCCGGGGCGACGCCTGAATGTCGCAGTGCTGAACATATGGGCTCCAGTCGCCGTCTCTCGGACGGACTTACCGCGCGCGGGCGCGGGGCGTCTCTCTGGACGCGGAGTGGAAGGTGGGTGTGCAGCGCCCAGGAACGGGGCCTGCCGTGCCCCAGCGTAACACCCCTGTGCCTTCACGCGCCGGGGGTGTTCAGAGGACTGGGACGAGGCCCGGCCGGCCGCAGCGGCCGGCCGGGCGTGCCAGGATTGCCCCGCACAGATCCGGTAGAGGCGGCGGGGGCCCGGCGCGGACAATAGCCGCATGGCCCTGCCGTACTCGCACGACTTCATGCTGGAGCGGATGTACGCCGCCGACGCCGCCTTTGACGGGCTGTTCTATACCGGCGTCACCAGCACCGGCATCTACTGCCTGCCGTCGTGCCGGGCGCGTAAGCCGCTGGCGCGGCACGTGGCGTTTCATGCCAGCCCGGCGCAGGCCCGCGCCGCCGGGCTGCGCGCCTGCCGGCGCTGCCACCCCGACGCCTTCGGGGCCGGGGCCCCAGCTGAAGAAGCCACCTTCTGGGCAGCCCTGGCCCGCGTTGCGGTGCCCGAGGTGCCCACCGCCCGTGACCTTGCCCGCGCGCTGGGCCTGGGGCGCGGCGCGCTGCACCGCTTGTGCCGCGATCATCTGCAGTGTTCACCGGCCGCGTGGCTGGGCCGCGAGCGGGTGGCGCTGGCCGCCCGGGCCCTGCTGCTCTGCCCGGAGCGGTCCGTGGCCCAGGTG
This genomic interval carries:
- the purS gene encoding phosphoribosylformylglycinamidine synthase subunit PurS, with the protein product MSTYKAKVFVTLKPSILDPQGRTVERALSHLEHGNVAGVRVGKYIELTLHGTRAEVEAQLKDITENVLSNPVMEDARWELEGA
- a CDS encoding cupin domain-containing protein, which produces MSVPPVVNLNAKFGLFHEHWSPKVVAALNGQQVKLAKISGEFQWHWHEHEDELFFVVRGTLRLKFRDGEAVLNEGELLVVPRGVEHLPVAETEETWIMMFEPASTLNTGNVTSERTVAQLERL
- the purC gene encoding phosphoribosylaminoimidazolesuccinocarboxamide synthase, with protein sequence MTTRGELKYEGKAKRVYATPHPGEYIVEYKDDATAFNGVKKAQIGGKGAINNAITAHLFPQLEQAGVPTHFIERLSDTEQRVRAVTIIPVEVIVRNVAAGSFSKRLGIEEGTVLARPVVEYCYKSDALGDPLINTDTAVALGWATPEELTRIRELALKVQAFLVPYFAARGVRLIDFKLEFGRLADGTVVLADEISPDTCRFWDAETNEKLDKDRFRRDLGGVEDAYSEMLARVTREL
- the purL gene encoding phosphoribosylformylglycinamidine synthase subunit PurL translates to MTQAAPSLRDRAGTFGLSTDEYDLLVSRMGREPNALEAAIVGAMWSEHCGYKNSRPLFRHFPTTGPQVLQGPGENAGVVDIGDGWGVAFKMESHNHPSAVEPVQGAATGVGGILRDIFAMGARPFAVLDSLRFGNPDSPRTRFLVNGVVEGIAHYGNAIGVPTVGGEVTFHPSYQENPLVNVMALGLLRHEDLAKGTMGEVGNTIVYVGSKTGRDGLGGAVFASADLSNASQADRPAVQVGDPFMEKLLLEATLEAIQAGVVAGVQDMGAAGLVSSTCEMAYRAGLGITMDLDLVPTREEGMVPMELCLSESQERMILVPVPGKEQALLDLLAKWELDVVTIGQVEAHTNYRLTWRGEVVCDLPVDLLNEAPKYTREGVESDEIRAKREQDLSAIPVPGDLGAVLSELLSHPTIASKRPIFERFDHQVMTNTVVVPGAADAAVMRVKGSDMGVAATSDCNPRFVYLDPYTGAAAAVAEAARNLACVGATPLAITDNLNFGNPHRPEVYYQLERAVHGIADACRALNTPVTGGNVSLYNQYTEGDERVAIHPTPTIGMVGVLPDITKRATMNLKGERQTLFLIGEHAGTIGASQYLETIHGLEAGQVPALDLAREQAVIDATLHLIRAGLTDTAHDCAEGGLAVALAEMAIAGGTGLNVKLSAPEAARPDAVLYGEAHGRVVVATQDAAGVAAALTTLGVPFTRLGTTGGTSVTIAIPDAHIHLSVNLATLTQAYEEPLREILG
- a CDS encoding DinB family protein: MNVQTFLARSYAAELALFRTALDTVPEEDFATPRLGHSPAWHALHVAEWLRFFVFQDFSATYDHLGWEDDARMGFARGIPPVTTADGKAAVLAELDRMGTELDTHLQTLRDDQLTDELRSPPAPGGVRVRLDGLSLHLRHVAYHRGQLRLALKQA
- the purF gene encoding amidophosphoribosyltransferase, translated to MIFDPATDKPQDECGVFGVFSPEPNDLAWLTYLGLFALQHRGQEAAGMCVSDGERFHVEKDLGLVTQVFDERRLDSVRLANARVSIGHVRYSTTGSNLRFNAQPLTTRTNKGILGLAHNGNFVNAREVRDAMLMEGALFATTNDSEVMLNLIARESHMDLIEATAAAMTKLKGGFACVLMSRTQLLGFRDPNGVRPLVIGQRDDGAYAIASEPCALYAVGARFIRDVQPGELVWIDRSGLHSLMVQPRVPTPCAFEWIYFARSDSMLDGVDSHESRIRMGHQLAREHPVDADIVVPVPDSGIGAAIGYARESGIPFDYGLYKNPYAGRTFIAPTQEARELKVKMKLSPTSAVRGKRVILVDDSIVRGTTSRQIVNLLREAGATEVHFRVSSPPIKHPCFYGIDTAARKELVASTHSVEEIRQLIGADTLTFISEPGLRQAIGGGGLCGACFTGDYPAGTPLLNDVDKLALEV
- a CDS encoding M48 family metalloprotease codes for the protein MTPDLAPQGALDRAWQRVADREAARLRDLFAAHPAPILPARAALARILAALILLGSAALTLLGLWLLLRALGLGGVSGGARVTSGLGAAPLLLFTWVARPRVPRVEGTPLPEAQAPQLHALVRRVGEAVGVTRPVHMVLSPDANAFMGLHGPRRTPVLGLGLALWYGLRPQERVALIAHELAHLKNGDPTRGGVVQAALNVLHQTVSVLWPDPVMEARAGLPEKLGNLILKGAALLPLGLIHLLLGLVGADQQAAEYRADLLAAQVAGSEAKAGLLDRLHMAHLLDSALHKQRHQPQRPDAFAEFRHMLDTLPPAQWAQVREEHARLRVRLDGSHPPTADRLRVVQAWPSEPLLTLSPEDAARLDAELQPFVAALEAAATEEYLYRTSG
- a CDS encoding YwbE family protein, with the protein product MPPARSQIQPGLTVDLVQKQDQASGRLTRGVVAALLTRSPSHPHGIKVRLTSGQVGRVQAVISPTGGEHNPG
- a CDS encoding SDR family oxidoreductase — protein: MGMLTGKVAFITGGASGIGAGTARRFAQEGARVALADVQPEEGERLRDELSQAGAEALYIQCDVSDAQSVQQAIEATVAAFGQLDIVFANAGVNGVWAPIDELQPEEWDKTLNINLRGTYLTVHYAVPHLKRAGGGSIIITSSVNGNRTFSSPGASAYSSSKAGQVAFAKMIALELGRHNIRCNAVCPGLIHTNIQERTEQRGTDKIGIEVELPEGSPALHGGEGEPVDVADACLFLASDLGRHVSGIELYVDGGASLLR
- the purQ gene encoding phosphoribosylformylglycinamidine synthase subunit PurQ, with translation MKTAVIQFPGSNCDADALHAARLLLDEQAQFVWHTEAGLPQGTDLVFLPGGFSYGDHLRSGAIAARSPIMEAVKAHAARGGYVLGVCNGFQVLTESGLLPGALSRNRELHFLCRPVHLRVENAGTAFTGAYAEGQIIEVPIAHGEGNYYADAETIARLEGEGQVVFRYVDNPNGSLNDIAGIVNARGNVLGMMPHPERAVEALLGSEDGQGLFQSLTGTLATR
- a CDS encoding MOSC domain-containing protein, translated to MTPAGTVAELYRYPIKSVGGEALAQVPVTERGLEGDRAWAVTDVDGKFGSGKSTRRFRRMDGLLNFQAVLPSGHTEPQLILPDGTVHPATAEGASIALCEATGRTVRVTAEGPISHFDEGPLHLLTTSALAWLAEAHGAPVASRHFRHNILLGTGQTPDHLEERWLGRILALGDTLMVRISAPMPRCVMVNMAQPDLGANPGLLKTIASLHPDACFGVLAHVVQPGTLRLGDPARIL